AACGGAGAACCTATCTTGTTGCGACGCGCGAAAATTGTGGCCACACTTGGCCCCGCAGTTTCGAGCCCCGAGGGCATTCGCGGAATTATCCAGGCTGGTGTGAACGTTACCCGTTTCAACATGAGCCACGGCGACCACGAAGTCCACTCCGCCAACTACCAACTTGTCCGTCAGGCGTCTGAGGACCTCGGTGTCCCGATCGCCGTCCTGTGCGACCTCCAGGGCCCCAAGATTCGGCTCGGCCGCTTCGAGGACGGCCCCTACGAGCTCGCCGACGGCGACATCTTCAAGATCACGACCGATGACATCATCGGCAACAAGGACATCGTCGGCACGACCTTCAAAGGCCTGCCCGCGGACGTCCGCCCCGGCGACCCGCTCCTCGTCGACGACGGTCGGGTAGCGCTCCGCGCCATCGAGGTGTCGGACACTACCGTCACCACGCGCGTCGAGGTGGGCGGGCCGGTCTCGAACAACAAGGGCATCAACCTTCCCGGCGTCGCGGTCAACGTTCCGGCGCTCAGCGAGAAGGATGAGGATGACCTGCGCTGGGCGATTCGCACCGGTGCCGACGTCATTGCGCTCTCGTTCGTGCGAAACGCGGAAGACATCCACCGCGTGCACGAGATCATGGACGAAGAAGGCGTTCGCCTTCCCGTAATCGCGAAGATCGAGAAGCCGCAGGCGGTCGACAACCTCGCGGAAATCGTGGATGCATTCGATGGCATCATGGTGGCCCGCGGCGACCTCGGCGTAGAGCTGCCGCTGGAGGCCGTGCCGATCGTGCAGAAGCGCGCGATCGAGCTCGCTCGCCGTCGGGCAAAGCCCGTCATCGTTGCGACGCAGATGCTTGAGTCAATGATCACGAGCCCGCGGCCGACCCGCGCCGAGGCATCCGACTGCGCGAACGCCGTGCTCGATGGCGCTGACGCACTCATGCTCTCGGGCGAGACGAGCGTGGGTCAGTACCCGATCGTCACCGTGGAGACGATGGCCCGCATCATTGAGGCCACCGAGGAACACGGCATCGAGCGGATCGCCCCGCTCGGGACGAAGCCCTTCACCCAGGGCGGCGTCATCACCCTGGCTGCGACCGAGGTCGGCGAGTTCCTCGGGGCCAAGTACTACTGCGTGTTCACCGAGTCGGGCGACTCCGTGCGCCGCATGTCGCGACTGCGTCCGAAGATCCCGATGCTCGGGTTCACCCCGCGCGAGTCGATTCGCCGGCGCATGAACCTGTACTGGGGCGTGCAGTCGATTCTCGTGGAGCGAGTGACGCACACGGATGAGATGTTCATCCAGGTTGATGAGCACCTGCTCGGAAGCGGCAAGGCCAAGCGTGGCGACAAGGTCGTGATCGTCGCTGGTACCCCGCCAGGGGTCCCAGGGTCCACGAACGACCTCCGCGTGCACCGTGTCGGCGACGCTATCGACGCCCTCGCGCCCGCCTACGAGGCGCGACACATGCGGAAGTAACACTTCGAGCATCCACCCGAAATGGCTCTGCCCGCAGCAATCGCTGCGGGCAGAGCCATTTTCCGTGCGGCACTGCTTCGCCGCGTCTAGAGCCTGCCCCGCTTCATGATGACCGCGAGGAACACGACGCCGCCGACGAGCTCAATGATGATCGAGACGACGCCCTGGGCGTAGAAGACGTGGTTCATGATGAAGTAGGCGCCGGTCAGGATCAGGAATCCGAGGCCGAACGCCATCGGGAACACGTATCGATGGTCGTAGGTATTGGCGAACTGATAGGCGAGCGTCGCCACGAGGAATCCGAGGAACGTCATCGGGCCAACCAGCGCGGTCGAAGTCGCCATCAGGATCGTGATGAGCACGAGCGAGCGGATCACGAGCGCCTTGTGGTTGATGCCGAGGCCCACGGCGATATCGTGTCCGAGCGCCACGATGTTGAGCTTGCGGGAGCTCATGTAGAGGAGCGCCCCCGCGACGATCACGAGCGGGATCGCGATCGGAAAGTAGGCCGGATCTGCGTTCTTTACCGAGCCGAACAGACGCGCGGTGAGCAGGTCGAACTCGCTGGGCGTCAGCAGTCGCTGCATGAACGTCGAGATCGACCCGAGGCCGCCGCCGACGATGATGCCTACGAGCAACATGATCTGCATATTGCCGAAGCGGCCGGACAGCAGCCACCCGTAGAGGATGCTTGCGAGCAGGACCATGACGGCCAAGAGCACGAGGAACCTCGGGATGCCGGTGAACGCCACGAGACCGGCCACACCGAAGAGGTAGAGCGCGCCGGTGTTGATCGCGGTGTAGAGCGACTCGAAGCCGAGCAGCGAGGGCGTGATGATGCGGTTATTGGTGATCGTCTGGAACGCCACGGTGGCGGTGGCATGACAGAACGCCACGATCGCCATCGCGATGACGCTCGTGAACCTTCGCTCCGCGATCAGCCAGAACTCGCGCGTGCCGAACGGCATCGGGTTGTCCCAGGCGAGCAGGAGAATCGCGAACGCGAGGGACACGACGACGATGATGGCCATCGTGACCCAGTAGCCGCGCTTGGCCCGAGCATCCTTAAACGGCCCGCGCAGGAGCGCCAGGTTGCCTGCGTTCGGGGCTGGGGTGGTACTCGTCTTAGCCATATCGACGCTGCCTCAGGATCAGAAGGATGAACACGACCGCTCCGAGGATGCCGAGGATGAGCGACACGGGGATCTCGAAGGGCATGATGATGACGCGGCCGATGATGTCGCACACGGTGACAATGCCGATGCCGAGGAGACATACCCAGGGCAGGTTGCTGCGCAGGTTGTCGCCGCGGAACATCGAGATGATGTTCGGGACGATGAGCCCGAGGAATGGCAGGTTGCCGACGATGACGGTCACGACACCCGTCGCGATCGCGACAAGGCCGGTGCCGATCAGGATTATGCGGTTGTAGTTGATGCCGACGTTGGTGGCGACATCCTCGCCGAGCCCTGCGACGGTGAGTCGGTCCGCGAGGATGAAGACCACGAGGACGACGACGGCAACGATCCAGAGGGCCTCGTACTGGCCGCGAATCGCGGACGTGAAGCTGCCCGCAAACCAGATGCCGAGGTTCTGGAGGAGATCGGTCTGCAGCGCGATGAACGTCGAGACCGAGCTGACCACCGCGCCGAGCATGATGCCGACGATCGGCACGATGAGAGATGAGCGAAGCGACACCCGGCGAAGGAACGCAAAGAAGATCATCGTGCCGACGAAGGCGAACACGATGGCGCCCACGGTGCGCGCGAGGAGACTCGGTGCGGGCACGAGGATCATGACCGTGAGGAGGCCAAGGCCGGCCCACTCGGTCGTTCCGGTCGTGGTCGGTTCGACGAACTTGTTCTGCGTGAGGAGCTGCATCACGAGCCCACACATCGACATCGCTGCACCGGCAAGGACGAGCGCAATCGTCCGGGGAATGCGCGTGATGAAGAACATTTCCGCACCGTCCTCCTGCCCGACGACGTCATAGACGCCCACGAAGAGTGAGAGGACGAGCAGCGCCAGCACGACAATCGTGCCGATCAGGAGTTTCCAGTCGAAGAGCCGCTCACGCGCGGCCCTCGGCGGGGATTTTTTGTTGAGGACTGATGTCATAACACCGTTACGGGTAGGGGAGGCGCGCAGGAAGTGGTGGGTTTCGGACCAAGTCCAAGACCCACCACTTCAGCGCGTGAATTGAGGCGAAATTACTTTGCCGCCTCGAATGCGTCGGCCATGCCGTTGTAGATCTCAGTGTAGGTCTGGATCGACTCGTTCGTGTAAGTGTCGGAAGGAACGTAGTAGATGTGGCCGTCCTGGACCGCGGTCACATTCGCGAGTGCGTCGGAGTTCGCGATGACCTCTTCAGCGGGCTGGTAGCCGTCTTCCTGGACGGTGAGTCCCGCATCGCGGTCGAGAACGAGGATCCAATCGGGGTTGGATGCGGCGATCGCCTCGACCGAGATGTCGTCGCCCTGGTGGTCGCTCGAGCTGTCGGACACCTCGAGCGCGGGGGTGAAGTCGAAGATGCTGTAGAGCGGGCCGAAGGTGCGGCCGGAGCCCGGCGCCGAATAGCCGATCTCCCCGCCCGAGACGATGACCGACATGACGGTCTGCGCGGGGTCATAGGCTGCCGTCACGCGGTCGCGCGCAGCCTGGAAGTCGGCGACGAGCTGTTCGGCCTCGGTCTGCTTCCCGAAGATCTCACCGAGGGCGAGCGTCTGGCGCTCGAGTTCGGCGCCGAAGTCCTCGCCCTCGCGCGGCTCGAGATCGATGATCGTCGCGTCGGGAACGAGCTTCGCGATCTCCTCGTCGTGCTCGGTGAAGCGCTGACCGCTGATGATGAGGTCAGGCTGGGCGGCGACGATGAGTTCCAGGTTCGGCTCGCGGTGGTTCCCGATGTTGGCGATGTTCTCATCCGAGGAGTAGGGGACCGTCGTCGGCATGATGTCGAGGGGGGCTGCTGCTACCTCGATGCCCCAGCTGCTCAGGGTCTCAAAGGTGCGGTTGTCGAGGGCGACCACCGTCCCAACGGGGGTCTGGATCTCGTGGCTGCCCGTGTTGTCCCCGATCGTGACGGAACCCGCGGCTTCGGTGCTCGCGGTGTCAGCGGTGGAGGCGCCGGATGCGGAGCAGCCGGCGAGGGCAAGGGCGGAAACTGCGGCGAGAGCGAGAAGCCGGAACTTGGGAGACTTCATGGCGCCTTTCTGTAGGGCGGGTCGACCAGCGGATGCCGTGGTCGGGTTGATTAGGTAAACCTAACCTTAGTGCAAACTTGGCGTGCGGTGGGCATCGCATGCGAAACTGGAGTGTGTATGCCGCACTCGGCGGCGGGGCAGGCGCTCGTGAGGGCGCGCCGAACGAAATTCTGGATGGCCGGCTTGGCTATCAGCGTTGGAGGCAATTTCTCGTGATCACAGTCGAATCGGTGGCAAAGCGGTACGGCGATTCGGTCGTCGTAGACGACGTCTCGCTTGAGATCCCCGCCGGTGGTATCACGTCGATCATTGGGCCCAACGGAGCAGGCAAGTCCACGCTGCTGTCGATTGTGAGCCGCCTTGAGCCGATGAGCGCGGGCGTTGTGACCGTGGATGGCATGGATGTGTCGACTACGAAATCCCCGATCCTGGCAAAGCGACTCGCGATTCTTCGGCAAGAGAACCACCTCACCGTGCGACTTTCGGTGCGCGACCTCGTGGCGTTCGGACGCTTCCCGCATAGTCAGGGTCGGCTAACTAAAGACGACGTCGAGTTCGTCGACAAGGCCCTCGACTACATGGGCCTCACGGAGCTGCAGGATCGGTACATTGATGAGCTTTCCGGCGGCCAGCGGCAGCGCGCGTACGTGGCCATGGTCATCTGTCAGGACACCGACTACGTATTGCTCGACGAGCCGCTAAACAATCTCGACATGAAGCACTCCGTGAACATGATGCAACACCTACGGCGCATCGCGACCGAGCTCGGCAAGACGATCCTGTTCGTTGTGCACGACATCAACTTCGCGTCGGTGTATTCGGACCGAATGATCGCGATGCGTGATGGTCGCGTGATTGTGCAGGGCACGCCCGAGGAGGTCATGGACTCGCGGAAGCTCGCGGCGATCTATGACATGTACATTCCGATTCACGAGATCGAGGGGGAGCGGCTCGGTATTTACTACTGGTCGCCGGCTCTGCCGACCGCGGCGAAGCTGCCCGCGGACTACCGCACGGAGGTGCAGGTGCACGTCTCGCCCGATCATCCGGGCGAAGAGGCCGTCCCGAAGACGGTCGCGGAACTCAGCGAGTGAACCGCGCAGCTCATTGAGTGAACTGCGTAGCGGTTCGTATCGAACTGAGCGGAGGCCTATCGATACGGGCCTTTGGCCCTACTCAAGGACCTCAAGCAAGTGTGCCGGCTGTGGGACTCGAACCCACACGCCCTCTCGGACAACGCATTTTGAGTGCGTCGCGTCTACCATTCCGCCAAGCCGGCAAGCTTTCGAGGATTACAGTACAGTAATCTTCTATCGTGACTGAAAACGAATCATCTACTGCTCCCCGTCGGGTCGTCGTTGCTGAAGACGAGTCCCTGATCCGCATCGACATTGTCGAGACCCTCCGTGACAACGGTTTTGAGGTTGTCGGCGAGGCGGGCGACGGCGAAACCGCTGTCGCGCTCGCTCGCGAGCTGCGACCGGATCTGGTGGTGATGGACGTCAAGATGCCGAAGCTCGATGGCATCTCCGCAGCGGCTCAGCTGACCGAGGAGAACATCGCGCCCGTCGTGCTGCTCACCGCCTTTAGCCAGAAGGAGCTCGTCGAACGAGCTACCGAGGCCGGCGCGCTCGCCTATGTCGTGAAGCCGTTTACGCAGAACGACCTGCTCCCGGCGATCGAGATCGCACTTGCCCGCCACCAGCAGATCATCGCGCTCGAGAACGAGGTCGCCGACCTTAGCGAGCGCTTCGAGACCCGCAAGCTCGTTGATCGCGCGAAGGGCCTGCTGACCGACAAGATGGGTCTGAGCGAGCCCGAGGCGTTCCGCTGGATCCAGAAGGCGTCGATGAACCGCCGCCTGACGATGCACGAGGTCGCCCAGGCCGTCATCGACCAGCTCGCTCCTCCCAAGAAGAAGCCAGCGAAGGCCGACGACTAACCCGAGCGCAGCCTGCGCCTGCGCTAGCGGCGAGTGCGGATCATATTCGTGATCCGCACCGTCGAACAGCGCTTACCCGCCTCATTGGCGATCACGATCTCGTGCACCGTGAGGCTTCGCCCAAGATGAAGGGCACGGCATTCCGCCGTGACCCAGCCGCGCGTAGCCGATGCCGTGTGGGTCGCATTGATATCGATCCCCACGGCAGAATTGTTTTTCCCGCCGGTGAGCGTCGCCGCGTGAAGGGCTGCGGATACAGACCCGAGGCTCTCGCCGAGCACGCAGTATGCGCCGCCGTGTAGGAACCCGTAAGGCTGCTCGTTTCCGGCTACTGGCATTACGGCCACCGACCGTTCCGGCGACAGCTCGATGAAGAGCACACCCATCTTGGCGCCGAGGTTACCCGCGCCATTACCGTGCGTGACGGTTTCCTGATCAGGCACGACCAACCCGTTAATCACGAGAGGCTCGGCGGGCTCATGCTGGGCGGTGTTGGACGTCATCGTCTGTGGTTCCTCCTGGTGCGTGGCCGGTGCGCATCCTTTCGATGCACACGCAGTGGTGAGTGACCCCGCGTAGGCTAGCGGGGTGACTGAGAATCAGCCAAAGCCTACCCTCATGGTCATTGATGGCCACTCGCTTGCGTTCCGAGCCTTTTTCGCGCTGCCCACGGACAGTTTCGTGAACTCGGAGGGACAGCACACGAACGGAATCCACGGATTCATTTCGATGCTGCTGAGCCTGTTGCGCGACCACAACCCAAGCCACATCGCCGTGGCATTTGACGCGGGCGCGAAGTCTTTCCGCAACCGCGAATACGAGGACTACAAGGGCGGCCGCGACGAAACCCCGCCCGAGTTCAAGGGGCAGATCGAGCTGCTGCAGGAATCGCTCACTGCGATGGGCATCACCTGGATGCAGAAGGACGACTACGAGGCCGACGACATCCTCGCGACCCTCGCCGCCGAGGGCGAGCGCGATGGCTACGACGTGCTGGTGGTGTCGGGCGACCGGGATGCCATCCAACTCGTCAATGACGAGACGACGCTCCTCTACCCGTCGGTGCAGGGTGTCTCGAAGCTGACCCACTACACGCCCGAGACCGTGCACGAAAAGTACGGCGTGTACCCGCAGCAGTACCCCGACCTCGCCGCGATGGTGGGTGAGAAGGCCGATAACCTCCCGGGTATTCCGAAGGTGGGCCCGAAGACGGCGGCGAAGTGGATTGACAAGTACGGTTCGCTCGACGGAGTCCTTGAGCACGAGGACGAGCTCACCGGCAAGGTCGGCGAATCCTTCCGCGAGAACCGCGAGAACGCGATCCGCAACCGCAAACTGAACCGCCTCCTCACCGATGTGGATCTTCCCTATGAGCCCGATGACCTCACGATTCGGCCGATCGATGTGGATGCGGTCCGCGACGTCTTCACGCGCCTCCAGTTCCGGACCCTGCAGGACCGCGTCTTGAAGCTCGCAAGCGAGCGCGACGGCGCCGTCGTGACCACTGACACGTCGAGTGTGCTCGACGACGTCAAGATTCTGGATTCGCTCGCCGGCGGCGACTTGAAGTCGTGGCTCGATCAGGCCGTGGTGGATGCGCCGGAAGGTCTCGGTCTCTCGCTGCAGTTCGTGGAAGGCGAGTTTTCCGAGGCGGGCGTGGCATCGAAATCGGAGGCCGTTCGGGTCGTCGCGGGGGATGACGCGCAGCCATTCCTCGACTGGCTCGCGGGCGAGACCCCGAAGATCACCTTCGAGGGCAAGGAGCTCTACAAGCAGGCGATGCGCGCCGGTGTCGGCTTCGGAGGCGAGATTCTCGACGGCAAGCTCGCCGCGTTCCTCGTTAACCCGACGGGCGTGCCGAAGCGGTTGTCCGAACTCGTGCAGCAGTATCTTGGCGAGACACTTCCCGAGGCAGACCCGAACCAGCTCGTGTCGCTCGAGGACGAGCAAACCAACTTCACCGCATCCGACGCGTGGTTCACTAAGCGCGCGACTGAGGCGGCTTCCGGTCGCCTGCCGGATGTGACGAAGCCCGTCTTCTCCGACATCGAGACGCCGCTACTGCGCATCCTCGGAGACATGGAGCACACGGGTATCGCGACCGATCGCGACCTGCTCAAGGAACTGTCGACCGCCCAGGGCGAGCAGATCGCCAAGTACGAGACCGAGGCGTTCGACGCAGTCGGCGGCGAGCGGTTCAACCTCGGCTCGCCGAAGCAGTTGCAGACGGTGCTGTTCGACCAGCTCGACATGCCGAAGACTCGCCGCACGAAGACGGGGTATTCGACCGACGCGCAGGCGCTCGAGGAGCTCGAGCAAAAGAACCCGCATCCGTTCCTCGGCGCGCTGCGTCACCACCGCGACGCGACCAAGCTCAAGCAGATCATGGACTCGCTGATCAAGGCGATTACCCCTGACGAGCGCATCCACACTACGTATCAGCAGACCGCGGCGGCGACGGGCAGACTCGCGTCGACCGACCCGAACCTGCAGAACATCCCGATCCGCTCCCCAGAGGGGCAGCGCATCCGCGAGGCGTTCGTCACGCACGGCGACTACGTCGAACTGCTCACCGCCGACTACTCGCAGATCGAGATGCGCATCATGGCGCACCTGTCGGGTGACGAATCGCTGATCGACGCGTTCAACCGTCACGAGGACACGCACCGCTTCGTCGGTTCGCAGGTCTTCGGCGTCGAGCCCGAGGATGTGACGCCCGAGATGCGCACGAAGGTCAAGGCAATGTCCTACGGCCTCGTCTACGGGCTGTCGGCGTTCGGCCTCTCGAAGCAGCTCGGCATCTCGCAGGGCGAGGCGAAGGACCTCATGACGCAGTACTTCGAGCGCTTCGGCAAGGTGCGCGATTACCTTCGCGACTCGGTCGCGAGGGCCAAAGAAGACGGCTACACGGAGACGATCTTTGGGCGCCGCCGGCCGTTCCCCGATCTCAACTCAACGAACCGCGTCGCCCGGCAGAATGCCGAGCGTGCGGCGCTTAATGCGCCGATTCAGGGGTCGGCTGCGGACATCATCAAGCTCGCGATGATCAAGGTCGACGACAGGATGCGCGAGGCTGAGATGCGGTCGCGGATGCTGCTCCAGGTGCACGACGAACTCGTGTTCGAGGTCGTCGACGGCGAGTTCGATGACCTCGAAACGCTGGTGCGCGACGCAATGGCGAACGCGGCCGATCTCTCGGTGCCGCTCGACGTTTCTGTCGGTCGCGGCGCGAACTGGCAAACGGCCGGGCACTAACCGCAGCCCGCGAGACGGCGCGCCTGGAGTTGCGGGCCACACAAGGGGAGACCTGCCACCGCGTTAGGTACGGTGGCAGGTCTTTCGCAAGTCCATGACATTGAATGGCCCGTACGCGATCGTTCGCGTAGTTGAAATCCACGACAAAGACGTCTGAGGGAGCACAATGACTGTGTATGCAAACCCCGGCACCGATGGTGCCATCATGAACTATCGCTCGCGCTACGAGCACTACATCGGTGGTGGGTGGGTCGCCCCCGTCAAGGGGGAGTATTTCGAGAACGTCACCCCGATCACCGGTCAGGTCTATTGCGAGGTTGGCCGCGGCACTGCCGAGGACATCGAGGCCGCACTCGACGCTGCCCACGCGGCGAAGGAATCTTGGGGCAAGACCTCGGTAGCCGAGCGTGCGATCATCCTGAACAAGATCGCCGACCGGATGGAGGAGAACCTCGAAAAGATCGCCGTCGCCGAGACCTGGGAAAACGGCAAGGCCGTCCGCGAGACGCTCGCCGCCGACATCCCGCTCGCGATCGATCACTTCCGCTACTTCGCTGGCGTGATCCGTGCGCAGGAAGGCACGCTGTCGCAGCTCGATGAGAATACGACGGCGTATCACTTCCATGAGCCGCTCGGCGTCGTGGGCCAGATCATCCCGTGGAACTTCCCGATCCTCATGGCCACGTGGAAGCTCGCGCCGGCCCTCGCCGCCGGTAACTGTGTGGTGCTGAAGCCCGCGGAGCAGACGCCCGCATCCATCCTGTATCTCTTCGAACTCATCGGCGACTTGCTTCCGGCTGGTGTCGTCAACATCGTCAACGGCTTCGGTGTGGAGTGTGGCAAGCCGCTCGCGTCGAACCCGCGCATCGCTAAGATCGCGTTCACCGGCGAGACGACGACGGGCCGCCTCATCATGCAGTACGCCTCGCAGAACATCATTCCCGTCACGCTCGAGCTCGGCGGCAAGTCACCGAATATCTTCTTCGAAGACGTGATGATGCACGACGACGCGTACTGGAACAAGGCCCAGGAGGGCTTCGCGATGTTCGCCCTCAACCAGGGAGAGGTGTGCACGTGCCCGTCACGGTCACTCGTGCAGGCATCGATCTACGACGACTTCATGGATGCGGTCACCGAGCGCACGAAGCGCGTCAAGCAGGGCAACCCGCTCGACACCGAGACGATGATTGGCGCCCAAGCCTCCAACGATCAGCTCGAGAAGATTCTGAGCTATATCGACATCGGCAAGCAGGAGGGCGCGAACGTTCGCCTCGGCGGCTCACGCGCGGAGCTCGGCGGCGAACTCGAAGGCGGCTACTACGTGAACCCGACCATCTTCGAGGGCCAGAACAAAATGCGGATCTTCCAGGAGGAGATCTTCGGACCGGTCGTGTCGGTTGCGAGGTTCACCGATTTCGACGATGCAATCAGCCAGGCCAATGACACGCTCTACGGGCTCGGCGCCGGCGTGTGGTCCCGACTGCAGAACACCGCGTATCGCGCGGGCCGCGCAATCCAGGCGGGCCGCGTATGGGTGAATCAGTACCACACGTATCCCGCGCACTCCGCATTCGGTGGCTACAAGTCCTCGGGTATCGGTCGTGAGAACCACCTCATGATGCTCGAGCACTACCAGAACACGAAGAACCTTCTCGTCAGTTACGACGAGAACCCCGCGGGATTTTACCTGTAGAAGGCTCGCGAGCGCGGTGGATGCGTCGGGTCGCGACGCGATTGCGGGTCGCGACCCGACGCATCCACCGCCAAACCGAAGGAAAACCAATGGTTGAAATAGACAATGCGATGCCCCAGTCGGTAATCGAATCGCGGGCGGCAATCGAGGGGGAGATCAAATCGCGCGTCGCGCTGACTGCCGGCGCGGTGGAGCTCCTGCAAGAACTTGCTGAACGCAATGGCCCGCTCATGTTCCACCAGTCGGGCGGTTGCTGTGACGGCTCTTCGCCGATGTGTTACCCCGCGGGGGAGTTCCTGACGGGTGGCGCGGATGTGCTGCTCGGAACGTTCACGCTGCCGGGCCGAGGCGAGACCGCGGCGAGCGAGCTGGAGTTCTGGATGTCCAAGGAACAGTTCGAGTACTGGCGCCACACGCGACTGCTCGTCGACGTCGTTCCAGGGCGCGGTTCGGGGTTCTCGCTCGAGGGCCCAACGGGGAAGCGATTCCTGATACGTTCGACGCTCATGTCAGATGACGAGGTGCTTTAGCGAAAACGGCACGCTCGACCTAGACAATAGTCAGTGAACTGCCAGGTGAAATGGAGTTCTCATAACTTTTCGGGTAGGGTGGTGACGCACTCTTGTGCGCATTAACTATCCGTATTCCTGGCTAGTGTGCTCCGTCGTTATTCGTCTCGAGCCATTGGCTGGGCCGATTATCCATCCAGCTGGAGCACTAACTACATGACGAACATCACGACCGATTCGGCAACAAAGCAGATCGCCGTCAACGACATCGGCACTGCAGAGGACTTCCTCGCCGCGGTCGAAGAGACGATGAAGTATTTCAACGACGGTGACCTCATCACCGGTACCGTCGTTCGCATCGACCGCGACGAGGTGCTCCTCGACGTAGGTTACAAGACCGAGGGTGTTGTTCCCTCGCGCGAACTCTCTATCAAGCACGACGTCGACCCCAACGAAGTTGTTGAGATCGGCGACGAGGTTGAGGCACTTGTCATCCAGAAGGAAGACAAGGAAGGCCGCCTTCTGCTGTCGAAGAAGCGTGCGCAGTACGAGCGCGCTTGGGGCGATGTGGAGAAGGTCAAGGAAGAGGACGGCGTCGTTACCGGTACCGTCATCGAGGTTGTCAAGGGTGGTCTCATTGTTGACATCGGGCTCCGTGGCTTCCTCCCCGCATCGCTCATCGAGTTGCGTCGCGTTCGCGACCTGACCCCGTACCTGGGTCAGGAGATCGAGGCGAAGATTCTCGAGCTCGACAAGAACCGCAACAACGTCGTGCTCTCGCGCCGTGCGCTCCTCGAACAGACCCAGTCGGAGACCCGCGCAAACTTCCTCAACGACCTCCAGAAGGGTCAGGTTCGGAAGGGTGTCGTTTCGTCGATCGTCAACTTCGGTGCGTTCGTCGACCTCGGCGGCGTTGACGGCCTCGTCCACGTCTCGGAGCTCAGCTGGAAGCACATCGACCACGCCTCCGAGGTTGTCGAGGTTGGCCAGGAAGTTACCGTCGAGGTGCTCGAGGTAGACCTGGACCGCGAGCGCGTTTCGCTCTCGCTCAAGGCAACGCAGGAAGACCCGTGGCAGGTGCTCGCACGCACCCACGCGATCGGTCAGATCGTCCTGGGCAAGGTCACCAAGCTCGTTCCGTTCGGTGCGTTCGTTCGCGTCGTCGACGGCATCGAGGGCCTCGTGCACATCTCGGAGCTCTCGCACCAGCACATCGAGACCGCCGACCAGGTTGTCTCGGTGAACCAGGAGCTCTTCGTCAAGATCATCGACATCGACCTCGAGCGTCGCCGCATCTCGCTCTCGCTGAAGCAGGCGAACGAGGGCGTCGACCCCGATGGCACCGACTTCGACCCCGCCACCTACGGCATGCTCGCCGAGTACGACGAGCAGGGCAACTACAAGTACCCCGAAGGCTTCAACCCGGACACCAACGAGTGGATGGAAGGCTTCGAAGCACAGCGCGAGGCATGGGAGCAGGAGTACGCCCAGGCTCAGACCCGTTGGGAAGCACACAAGGAGCAGGTCCGCACGACCCTCGAGGCCGAGGCGAACGCCCCGGTCGAGGAGACTTCGGCAGCTTCGGGCGCATCGAGCTTCTCGAGCGAGTCGAACGACTCGAGCGGTACCCTCGCTGACGATGAGGCTCTCGCGGCACTGCGCGAGAAGCTCTCGGGCAACTAAGCGAAGCGCGTAGCGCGAATTACGGCGACGGCCGCGTTGGGAGAATCCCGACGCGGCCGTCGCCGTTTCCCATGCTGCGACACGTGCGGACATCCAGCCATCTGCGCGTAGAGGT
This DNA window, taken from Gulosibacter molinativorax, encodes the following:
- the rpsA gene encoding 30S ribosomal protein S1 codes for the protein MTNITTDSATKQIAVNDIGTAEDFLAAVEETMKYFNDGDLITGTVVRIDRDEVLLDVGYKTEGVVPSRELSIKHDVDPNEVVEIGDEVEALVIQKEDKEGRLLLSKKRAQYERAWGDVEKVKEEDGVVTGTVIEVVKGGLIVDIGLRGFLPASLIELRRVRDLTPYLGQEIEAKILELDKNRNNVVLSRRALLEQTQSETRANFLNDLQKGQVRKGVVSSIVNFGAFVDLGGVDGLVHVSELSWKHIDHASEVVEVGQEVTVEVLEVDLDRERVSLSLKATQEDPWQVLARTHAIGQIVLGKVTKLVPFGAFVRVVDGIEGLVHISELSHQHIETADQVVSVNQELFVKIIDIDLERRRISLSLKQANEGVDPDGTDFDPATYGMLAEYDEQGNYKYPEGFNPDTNEWMEGFEAQREAWEQEYAQAQTRWEAHKEQVRTTLEAEANAPVEETSAASGASSFSSESNDSSGTLADDEALAALREKLSGN